The segment AGATAATGCCAATCATCACAGAGTCCTTCTCCATTTCTGCAGAGGAATTCAACCAGACAAACAAATCTGTGGGCATTGATGAGGACTCAGACGGTGATGTTGTGTTTGTCTCATACACAGATGCTCAGTCCCGAGCTGCTAGCCAGAAAGCCAACCCTAGTGAAGTCATTGATTTGGACAAAGTGGATTCAGGAAATGCTGCATCAGAGCAAAATGTAGAAACAAATCATGCAGCctcaacaaatgaaaaaaaagcatcaacaCCTACAGCAACTAATACTTCAAAGCCTCCCAGCGCAAGTTGTACTAACCCCAGTGTGTCGGTCAGCAGCCCTCTGCGCAGTCCTGACAGTAGTTCCAATAACTCGCCTTCCCTTTCTAGAGTTTCCTCAGGTAGTGTTGCAACAATACCAGCTAGATCAAGCAGTTTCACCCCTGAGCCACAGAGTGTCTCCCAGTCCTCTGAAAGCAGTGATCAAGTGGGAGTTCACAAGAAGCATGTTTCTACTTCAACTCAGCAAGGAGATTTTAAAATAAGGCTCATAGATGTGTCTGAAATATCAGCTGTAAATCCTAACATTCCCAACCAAACTGTTGCAGCAAAAAAGACTGTGACACTCAATACAGCCACAGAAATAGATTCAATTTCATCAGGCTGTAAAGTGTATGCCAATATTGGGGAAGATACTTATGATATTGTCCCAGTAAAGGAAGATCCAGGAGAAGGTGGCTCCAAAGCCAATAAAGGAAAGAGATCTTTGATGGCTACACCTTTGAAAACGTTTGATAAAGCACCTTTGTCACCAACGGCTGGACCAACCAAGAAGAGAACTAAAACAGAGCTTGAGGATCACTATGAGCTGATCATGGATGGAAAGACTTTCTACGTGTGCATCGTATGTAAGCGCCCCTATGTGTGTCTGACGAGTCTCCGCCGTCATTTCAACACTCACTCATGGGAAAAGAAGTACCCTTGCCGCTATTGTGACAAGGTGTTTGCCTTGGCTGAatacagaactaaacatgaaattcaccacacgGGAGAGAGAAGGTACCAGTGCTTGCTGTGcaataaaatgttcataaatTACCAGTTACTCTCGACTCACTGCAAGCAAGTCCACAATCAGGATCCTAGTGGGAGAAAGGAGAAGGATGATGGTAGCAACAATTTATACCGCCTGTTGCCGTGCAAAACTGTTCAAATGAAATCATACTCATGGGTTAATGATGGGCCAGGGGTTCCTGTCATATCCGAGGATGGCAGCATTCATCATATAACAGACGACGATGTCCACTCTTCTACACAAAGCAAGATGTTGAACTGGGACGACATCTTCGTCGAGCCTGATGCTCCCAATGCTCGTATGCCACCTGACACCCAGATGCAACCAGGGTCAACCATAAACTCTCCTCCACAGGGAACCACAGAGTTTGAGTATATTACACCAGACAGCTACTGAGTAACACTCACTGGTCATCATTTCCTGTGCCTTTTAGGTGCCCCTTTCTTTTatcctcttcattttaatatcaTCAACcgtttagtgtttttattgatgatgTTGGCTAAAGGTATGGCTGCATTTGCTTTTAAGTTAAGTGAGGTTAGTGGTGTAGTTTGGTAGAAATAGCAAATTGGTAATAATGCACTTAAGATTACTGTTGGGTCTGTGTAGTTGAAGTTGTTCAAAGGCTTTGGACTGAGAAGCCAGCTGTAGACAGCACCgggataagaaaaaaaatcattggaGATTATCAGTCATTTGGCTTTATTGAAAATTAGAATAAGTTGGAGCAAATAGTTGCAGGTTGGTAGTGTAAAGGCTGTTACTTACTCTgcgagaagcaagaacttttttcttgttcttgaagGGACAGTTCTCTTTCTTCTTGTGGGGCTCAGAGAGGTAtcgtgtgattggtcagacatttgaggtgggtgTTGTTAACGCGGAAAGGATAAAGCGGAAAGTTGTGGTTTCCTCATTTCCCCTGATGCAAGGCTGAatggatagttttaatgaacagctggtcgaggtggtgagaaagaaACAACCCAGTCAGCTGCTCATTATAAAAACACGAACATCCCCTTGCAGTTATCTCTGCCCCGTCGCAGACGCAACTTCTCGTGTCTAAATTGACTTGACCAGTATgaccttttttcttgttcttgaacaaagttctcgcttctTGCAGAGTAACTAACAAGCTTTAAGCAACACAACTGTACCTTTGCTCGCTCGTAGTCCTCTGCCTTTGTAATAACCTTGATCTActacactatatatatatatatatatatatatatatatatatatatatatatatatatataaaatctgaaatgaataaaagcacaactaaattaatttagaaaaactttcTGACTTTGTATTCTCAATTTTACATGGAAGTAAACGCTGATGCATGGATTCTGTGTTTTTACGTTTTGTAAAATCATGAAAGTTGATGTCATTGATCAAATGTTCACACGCAagtcaaaaacacagaaactattGGTTTGCTTAGGCTGGTGTTGTAATCAAAATACATTAGGAAGTCATGAGTTTTGCAGGGGTATTTCTTAGAAAAAATTTCTGAAGTACAAAGCACCACATTACAGTGAGACATTTTATATCATCTGTCATCTCCTCGTTTTTGACATTAATGTCACAGCCTAAAATATTTAGACATTAAGCCGTCAAACGAAGCCCatttcataaaatgaaaaacgGGGTTGCCTATTTTAGTAATGTGAAAC is part of the Melanotaenia boesemani isolate fMelBoe1 chromosome 7, fMelBoe1.pri, whole genome shotgun sequence genome and harbors:
- the zbtb33 gene encoding transcriptional regulator Kaiso — translated: MPSLKLISATDTQYSAAVLKSLNEQRNHGLFCDVTIIIQDKKFRAHKTILSASSTYFHQLFSVAGQVIELNFIRPEIFEQILNYIYSSKIVRVRSDMLEELINAGQVLGVKFIANLGSPLSHVKGLPGLSMEPENKSDTSTEIMPIITESFSISAEEFNQTNKSVGIDEDSDGDVVFVSYTDAQSRAASQKANPSEVIDLDKVDSGNAASEQNVETNHAASTNEKKASTPTATNTSKPPSASCTNPSVSVSSPLRSPDSSSNNSPSLSRVSSGSVATIPARSSSFTPEPQSVSQSSESSDQVGVHKKHVSTSTQQGDFKIRLIDVSEISAVNPNIPNQTVAAKKTVTLNTATEIDSISSGCKVYANIGEDTYDIVPVKEDPGEGGSKANKGKRSLMATPLKTFDKAPLSPTAGPTKKRTKTELEDHYELIMDGKTFYVCIVCKRPYVCLTSLRRHFNTHSWEKKYPCRYCDKVFALAEYRTKHEIHHTGERRYQCLLCNKMFINYQLLSTHCKQVHNQDPSGRKEKDDGSNNLYRLLPCKTVQMKSYSWVNDGPGVPVISEDGSIHHITDDDVHSSTQSKMLNWDDIFVEPDAPNARMPPDTQMQPGSTINSPPQGTTEFEYITPDSY